The Streptomyces sp. Mut1 genome window below encodes:
- a CDS encoding 2Fe-2S iron-sulfur cluster-binding protein codes for MAPSTSSALTLHINGEKYTLPVDHRTTLLDALREHLDLTGTKKGCDQGQCGACTVLLDGRRALSCLQLAVAAEGREVTTIEGVADGDRLHPVQQAFLDLDGYQCGYCTPGQICSALAVIEEHAAGWPSAVTEDVRPEAAAPALTAEEIRERMSGNLCRCGAYTSIVQAVARAAEHAADETKEPVA; via the coding sequence ATGGCCCCATCGACGTCCAGTGCCCTCACCCTGCACATCAATGGCGAAAAGTACACGCTGCCCGTCGACCACCGCACCACCCTGCTCGACGCCTTACGCGAGCATCTCGACCTGACGGGCACCAAGAAGGGCTGCGACCAGGGCCAGTGCGGCGCCTGCACGGTACTGCTCGACGGCCGCCGGGCCCTTTCCTGTCTCCAGCTCGCGGTGGCGGCCGAGGGGCGTGAGGTCACCACCATCGAGGGCGTGGCCGACGGCGACCGGCTGCATCCCGTGCAGCAGGCCTTCCTGGATCTCGACGGCTACCAGTGCGGGTACTGCACACCGGGCCAGATCTGCTCCGCCCTCGCGGTCATCGAGGAGCACGCCGCCGGCTGGCCCAGCGCCGTCACCGAGGACGTGCGGCCCGAAGCCGCGGCGCCCGCGCTCACCGCCGAGGAGATCCGTGAGCGGATGAGCGGCAACCTGTGCCGCTGCGGCGCGTACACGTCGATCGTGCAGGCGGTCGCGCGAGCGGCCGAGCACGCCGCCGACGAGACCAAGGAGCCCGTGGCATGA